In Methanococcus voltae, the sequence CTGCGTTATCTTCAAACTTAACTCTTGAGCCGTCTGCTCTTTTATATTCTTTCTTCTGCCTGATGATGATAGCAGGTAAAACTTGCTTTCTCATTTCAGGAGTACCTTTCTTAACTGAAACAAAAACCATCTGACCTACACCAGCAGCTGGTAATCTTCTAACTACACCAGAGTAATTCTTAACTGATATAACTTCCAATTCTTTAGCTCCTGTATTGTCTGCACAGAATATTCTTGCTCCGTTTGGTAATGACCTTACTACGGTTGACCCGATTCCTTTCATGATATTCACCCATTTAAAGGAATTATTCTTGTATTGTCTTTTCGATTACTACAAAAGATTTTGTTTTGCTGATTGGTCTGCATTCCATAATTTTCACGATGTCTCCAACTTTCGCTGCGATACAAGGTGAGTTGTGTGCAATCATGCTAACTGTTCTTTTTTCGTATCTCTCGTACTTTGACAAGTATCGTATAATTTCTCTTTCGATTACAACTGTGTTGTGTCCTTTATCTGAGGTTACTACGCCTTCAAATGTTTGACCTCTAACTGGTAATTTCCCGTGGAAAGGACAGTTTATGTCATCACAAACATTTTCAGGAGTTTTTACATCAATTCCTATGTTTGTCATTATTATACCTCCAGATATAGAGTGTATTTGTATATATGTGATACATATAATTATTAATTGGTATAGTCCCAGAGTAAATACGGGTTGCAGGTATATAAACATTTTTCAGATATATCATTACGATAAATAATTACGATAAATCACCATAATAATATCAAAATTCAATATCGATAAATATTTTTTTCTGTCAAATTTATAATAATACTCATAAATCATACAAAATTAGCAAATCACTTTGCAATAATCAACATATCAATTAAAATCAATAGAATTACTAAAATCAATAGTATACCAATTTTAATATAAAAAATATTGATTATGTTTTGTATAACCCATATACTTTTAATATACACATTTAATAGATTTTTAAATGCATCTTGGGACCATTAAAATAATTTCTAACGATTATAATAGGGTTATCCTTTAAACGCCAAATTAAAATTTAACATTTAATAAGGATAAATTTTTTTAAACTTTCTTTTCAACCTATCTTCAGGTCTTCCAATAAGTAAATTTCCATCGATTTTTACTTTAAAAAGACCCTCGGAAGTAGTTATGTCGAATTGAAATACTGCAATATCTTTTGGAATTTGAAACTCCTTATATAGATATTGAACGTCATCGTCTAAGTTTTCATTCTTTTGTTCGATATGGACAGAAGAATTCACTACTTTGGACTCAATGGTCAAGGTATTTCTTGTTTCGTCAACAATTACTCCCTTTTTACCGATAAGTTGTTTGTTGGTACATTGAATTACTTCAACGCTTAACCCTATTAACTCATGTCTGAGAATATCTTTCGAAATTTTCATGGGTGTCCCTACCCAAATAAAGGCTTGAGGGTGTACATTTACGTATCCACTACCTTTTCAATAGTATTTAATGTATTAATGTATCTATTACATTTTAAATAATAATGTATTATGTTAGTATGGTAATATAGTATATAAACTTAATTACGTCATTACATTGCATTATTATCTTACGTCAATCATATTTTTTGAGAAGCCCATACCTATGAGAATGTCTTCAGCTTTTTTCCTATGATCGCCTTGCAATTCAATACTATCTTTCTTAACAGTTCCACCGCAAGCACAGATATCTTTCAATTTTTTCGCAAGGTCTTTAACGTCTATAAGGTCTGCGTCGAAGCCCTCAACAACAGTCATTAATTTACCAAACCTACGTTTGGTAATGTAAACTTTTATTTTTTGTTCTTCTTTAGCTATTTCCTCACAAACACATAAATCTTTAGGTAAACCACATATTGGACAAATCTCCGGCATTAATGCACCTCTCGTTTTGATACAACGTTCTGTATTTTTTACATTTATAATATATTAGTTTATAGTATTTTATAGTATTTTATATTAATTTTATGCTATATTTATAGCTATTAATTTATATTATTTAAAGTTAATGTCGATTTTTTATAAATTTTAAATATTTTTAGAAATATTATTACAAATAATACGTACATTATACTTAAATTATCAAATTAAGCATTTTGTGCTTCTTTTTCTTTGATGATTGTCAATACTCTTGCAATTGTTCTTTTGAGTTCCTTGATTTTACCAGGGTTTGAAGGTGAACCGCCTGTTGCTTTATTAACGCCTTCTTTCATTAACTCTTTTTTCATTTCAACAATTTTTTCTTGCATTTCTTCGAGTGACAATTCCCTGATTTCATTTGCTTTTAAGATTGCCATCTTACCACCTTTTTATGTATTTGGTGTTTATCGAATTATTGTTCTTCAGTTGCTTCAACTACTTCAGCTACTTCAACTACTTCTGACACTTCTTTAATTTCTCCGGAAGTGATTACGATTTCGTCAGGTAATGATACATCAGGTAACATAATTTTAACTGTAACCCCAACAACACCCAATTTTAATTTTGCGAGTTGGTGTGATTTCATAACTAATTCTTCTGATGGTTCACCACAGTGTTTCATGTATCCGTCCATGAACTTTTCAGTTCTTGACCTTTCACCGGATAATTTACCGGAAACGATAATGGATACACCTTTTGCACCAGCGTTCATAACTCTTCTTACTGCTGAGTGTGCTGTTTTTCTGAAGTGCATACCTTTTTCGAGTGAAGCTGCAATTTTATGACCTACTACTGCAGGGTCTAAATCAGCGTTTTCAATCTGTTTAACTTCTATTTGTGGGTTTTCGATTTTGTAAACTGTTCTTAAGGTTTCAGTTAATTCTTTAACCATTTTACCTTTTCTACCAATTACAAATCCAGGTTTTTCAGCAAATACTGTAATTCTTGTACCTATTGGTGTCTTTTTAACATCAATGTGGCTGTATCCAGCTTTTACTAACTTTTTACAAAAATATTCATTAATTAATGCTTCTGAAACATTATTTGTAACGAATGTTCTTTCAATCATTGTTTCACCAATATTCAACGATTCACCATTAGTTCTTAACTTTTGTTCTATCGTTTAGATTAATCAAACTAAACTAAGGTAATCATTTTTTATTATATACGCAATTAGTAGAATTCTTCTAATATAACTTGTACGTGTACTGTTTCTTGGTATTTAGGTGAAGCCCTACCAAATGCTCTTGGCATGTATCTTTTGATTGTGAATCCTTTGTTTGATGAGATATGTTTAATTCTCAACTTTTCTGTGTTCATGCCTTTGTATTCTGCGTTTTTCTTAGCATTTTCAAGAACGTGAAGGATTTCTCCCGCAGCTTTTTGTGGGAATCTACCAGCGTGCCATTTTAAGTCCCCTTTTCTGTGAGGAACATCTTTGTCATGTCTTTTGAACGGTACAGCTTGTTCTAACTTAATAACTCTGTTTAAGTAAGCCATTGCTTTATCTAATTTCATACCGTTTATTTCTCTACAAATCTCAATTGTGTGTTTTCTTGAAATTTTTAAAGTTCTTCCCATAGCTCTTGCTGTTTTGCTTGGGTCAGTTTCAACTTTATAGTTCAATTTAACCATCATATACACCTCAATAGGTTAAAGCTTCATATTGTATATGAGTTTAACAGTGTTGATGCAGTTGACTTTCACATTTCCAACAGTGTTTTTTAATACAAAATTGGGTTTTGCGTGCTTGCCTACTACCATAATAGGTTTTTCATTTTGCCTAATATTAACAGTATATCCATTTTCTGAAATATACTCTATAGCCGTTTTTAATTGCTTATACTGATTTATATAGTTTTTCATACCGCCCATATTAAACATCCCACTTCTAAATTTTGAAATATTTTTGCATAAATTTTTTATAAATATACATTTGCTTTTAAAAGCATATTATTTTAAAATATAGTTAAATGTTAGTTTTTTAAGCTGTAATTATTAATATAACCAATTAAGCAAGTTAAATAACCATTTATAACCATTTGGCAGATAATTCAAGTTTGCAAATTTATTTAATTAACATAATTTCATAATTGATTAATAATTCAATAAATAACAATAAAAGTAAAATACAATCTATCAAATTGACTATTAATTAATCCAATATTAGGAATAACTAATTATTATCACATAATACCAATTAATAATTGTTAATTAGTACTTAACGTTAGTTTCATGTATTTAAATTTATATACTTTATTTAATTTATTTAATCTATTTACGAATTTTAATACCATAATAAATAATTGTTAATTAAATTAATGAAAGTTCTACAACTTCTGCACTTTCTACATCTTCTAAATCATTCATTGCTTGTTCGATAGGGTCCATTCCACCCTCTCTTTCTTCCATTTCAACCATAACGTAAATTGTGTACAATCCGAATGCTAAAGGTTCGTCAGATACACCCCTACATTTAGCGTCATTTTCTTCAACAACTTTTGTTAACTTTTCTTTTAAAGCTTCTTTTTCTACTTCTGGGCTTACAGGCATTACTTTTACTTTTGCAATTACATCAGCCATGTTATCACCGATTAAATCGTTTTATTGATATAGATAGGATATAGACTATATGATATATTATGTAAAATATACTATATTAACTATATATTTGATTTAATGTAGGGAAGTATTCCTTAGATTTAGAATATTTGACCAAATCAATATTAAAATCATACGATTAGTAGTTCGATTATGGTCCTTCGTATCCACATACAGGACATTTGTATTGGTTACTTAATTTTCTACATTTTTCGCATCTAACGATTTCTACTTTTCCACAGTTAGGACATAAAAATCTTGTAGCGTTTTCTCTTGGTGCAATTTCTGCATTACATGTAGTACATTTAGCTTTCATTGTTTCACCACTTTTATTTATTTAAGCTATGATATTCGGATAAATATAAGGGTTAAATTTACCCATATGTTTCCTATTTTAATAGGCGTATATCCTATATAAAATATAGCTTTATAAAAGTTTTTATGAAATTGAATAATATAAATTTAGACTTATTGTTTAATTATATTTAAAGTTATATATCTCAAAGAATTTTGAGTATAAACTAAATATGATTACTATAAATTATTATATAAACCTATGTAAATCAAATATGAAAAATAGAAAATACATACCAGTTTAATAATTTATTTAATTAATATTTTAATAGATTAATATTTATTTTAAGAATATACTATTTATTTTAATATTTTTGTATACCTATCGATTTTATTTTCCAAAATATTGATTATCCTTTCTGGAAAATTACCATTTACCACATAACATTCAAAATTACTTGAACATATGAATTCTGGCAAATATTTGTCAATCGAGGTAAAACCTTTAATCGATTTGGCATTTATGGTATTTAATAGTTTTCCTTCTGGGTATTTATTATATATGCCATCAACATCTGTTGCAATGATTAACTTCCCACATTTTAGTAATTTTGCAAGATAACCCGCAAAACTGTCTGAAGTCACATCCCAAGAACGAGGCAACTCATCAGTTGATAATATCAAATTAGAAGGTAGAAAAATTAATAAATCATCATTTTTAAACATATTTTTTACATCGTAGACGTTATTAGCGGTTTTTATATTTGAAATATCGCCCATATACATTCCGGTTAAATCCGTGCATAAAGTAGCTAATTTATGAGCTCCGTCATTAGACAGGTTTGTTTTATCATAAATTTCCCTTACATTGTTTGCAAAGTTTCCCCCGCCCGGGATTATGAGTAATTTTATTTTTTTTGAATTAGATATGTTTAAAGAATTATTTATTTGATTTAACTCTTCTTTTAAAGTATTCAAAAGATTTTCACAGTTTAATGTTAAACTACCGCCAATTTTTAAAATAACAATATCGTATTTTAATTTTAATTTTAATTGCTTTTCGTCAACTTCCATAAAATCCCCTAAAATATGTCGTATAATATAAAATATTGTAATAACATAATAAAAGTCATATAATAAAATTAAAAAATAAATTTATTTAAATTAATTTTTATCCTCTTTTATCATCATAGTAAGATATATCTTACCCATATTTAATA encodes:
- a CDS encoding zinc finger domain-containing protein, which codes for MKAKCTTCNAEIAPRENATRFLCPNCGKVEIVRCEKCRKLSNQYKCPVCGYEGP
- the mfnE gene encoding [5-(aminomethyl)furan-3-yl]methyl phosphate kinase; translated protein: MEVDEKQLKLKLKYDIVILKIGGSLTLNCENLLNTLKEELNQINNSLNISNSKKIKLLIIPGGGNFANNVREIYDKTNLSNDGAHKLATLCTDLTGMYMGDISNIKTANNVYDVKNMFKNDDLLIFLPSNLILSTDELPRSWDVTSDSFAGYLAKLLKCGKLIIATDVDGIYNKYPEGKLLNTINAKSIKGFTSIDKYLPEFICSSNFECYVVNGNFPERIINILENKIDRYTKILK
- a CDS encoding 50S ribosomal protein L22, with product MVKLNYKVETDPSKTARAMGRTLKISRKHTIEICREINGMKLDKAMAYLNRVIKLEQAVPFKRHDKDVPHRKGDLKWHAGRFPQKAAGEILHVLENAKKNAEYKGMNTEKLRIKHISSNKGFTIKRYMPRAFGRASPKYQETVHVQVILEEFY
- a CDS encoding elongation factor 1-beta, whose protein sequence is MADVIAKVKVMPVSPEVEKEALKEKLTKVVEENDAKCRGVSDEPLAFGLYTIYVMVEMEEREGGMDPIEQAMNDLEDVESAEVVELSLI
- a CDS encoding 30S ribosomal protein S3, giving the protein MIERTFVTNNVSEALINEYFCKKLVKAGYSHIDVKKTPIGTRITVFAEKPGFVIGRKGKMVKELTETLRTVYKIENPQIEVKQIENADLDPAVVGHKIAASLEKGMHFRKTAHSAVRRVMNAGAKGVSIIVSGKLSGERSRTEKFMDGYMKHCGEPSEELVMKSHQLAKLKLGVVGVTVKIMLPDVSLPDEIVITSGEIKEVSEVVEVAEVVEATEEQ
- a CDS encoding ribonuclease P protein component 1, which translates into the protein MKISKDILRHELIGLSVEVIQCTNKQLIGKKGVIVDETRNTLTIESKVVNSSVHIEQKNENLDDDVQYLYKEFQIPKDIAVFQFDITTSEGLFKVKIDGNLLIGRPEDRLKRKFKKIYPY
- a CDS encoding 50S ribosomal protein L14, with translation MKGIGSTVVRSLPNGARIFCADNTGAKELEVISVKNYSGVVRRLPAAGVGQMVFVSVKKGTPEMRKQVLPAIIIRQKKEYKRADGSRVKFEDNAAVIVTPEGTPKGSEIKGPVSKEAAERWPGVSRLAKIIH
- the rpmC gene encoding 50S ribosomal protein L29 produces the protein MAILKANEIRELSLEEMQEKIVEMKKELMKEGVNKATGGSPSNPGKIKELKRTIARVLTIIKEKEAQNA
- a CDS encoding 30S ribosomal protein S17 yields the protein MTNIGIDVKTPENVCDDINCPFHGKLPVRGQTFEGVVTSDKGHNTVVIEREIIRYLSKYERYEKRTVSMIAHNSPCIAAKVGDIVKIMECRPISKTKSFVVIEKTIQE
- the yciH gene encoding stress response translation initiation inhibitor YciH → MPEICPICGLPKDLCVCEEIAKEEQKIKVYITKRRFGKLMTVVEGFDADLIDVKDLAKKLKDICACGGTVKKDSIELQGDHRKKAEDILIGMGFSKNMIDVR